The following are encoded together in the Lathyrus oleraceus cultivar Zhongwan6 chromosome 3, CAAS_Psat_ZW6_1.0, whole genome shotgun sequence genome:
- the LOC127129914 gene encoding uncharacterized protein LOC127129914 gives MAGRNYCTIADALKVMAHANQALQNQNLMADEFRRLSKFQRNNQPTFKGMCDLEVKFEELSRFCLHYNGVGAKGLSVSSLRVVYIQRSRNSSDSRTRSTHYKSISEKKSGNQNYGKPYGVPIDKRKWKASCGKDIGRRDTSASVICFSCGGMGHRVGECKSSGQKCFKCGKSGHCIADFKSNMLTCFNCGEPDHISTHF, from the exons atggctggaaggaattATTGCACAATCGCTGATGCTTTAAAGGTTATGGCTCATGCGAATCAGGCGCTGCAGAATCAGAATTTGATGGCAGATGAGTTCAGACGGCTGAGTAAGTTTCAGAGGAATAATCAGCCAACGTTTAAGGGAATGTGCGACCTAGAAG TAAAGTTTGAGGAGTTGTCTAGGTTTTGCCTGCATTACAATGGGGTAGGGGCTAAGGGTCTAAGTGTATCAAGTTTGAGAGTGGTTTACATCCAGAGATCAAGAAATTCATCAG ATAGTCGTACTAGATCTACTCACTATAAGAGTATTAGTGAGAAGAAAAGTggaaaccaaaattatggaaaACCTTATGGAGTTCCAATTGATAAAAGGAAGTGGAAGGCTTCATGTGGGAAAGATATAGGTCGGAGAGACACTTCTGCTTCTGTCATATGTTTTAGTTGTGGAGGTATGGGTCATCGTGTTGGTGAATGCAAGAGTTCTGGTCAaaaatgtttcaagtgtgggaagTCAGGACATTGTATTGCTGATTTTAAGAGTAATATGCTGACTTGCTTCAATTGTGGAGAACCAGATCATATTAGTACTCACTTCTAG